CGTTTGTTTCCGATGCGCTGGAGCATCTTTTCGCCCAGCACTTCGCTGCCGCCTGAGCGGCGGATGATTTCGCCAATCACACACCCCAGGGCGATCAGCGGCACCATGTGGCCCAGCTGCTTCCCCATGGCAGGTTCCATAACGGCGAAGATGCCGGTCTTCGGATCGATGAGCGGCACGCCCATGGCCAGGGCTAGGCCGACGGCGACAACCGTCATGGTGATAAAGGGGTGGATCTTGAGCTTCACAATCATGAAAAACAGGACAACGATGCTGAGGACCACCATCGTCATGGAATACCAGATCGGGTACATATCGCTCCTTCGCGACAACAGGCAGTGACGGCCGGCGGCTGTGCCGCCCGTCATTGAATAAGGTTTCGGGCCGACCCCGATCCAACCCGTCACGGATGCGCCGGTCAATCAATCCGCGTGAACCTGAACATCCGTTCCAAAACCTGGAAAATTGGGCTCTCCTGACTTATCCGTGGGCTAATTTCGGCCCGGGAGCACCGGTTTGTGACCGCCGAGGCTGAGCATGGCCAGGGCGATGAGGGCCTCGGGTGATTTGAAGCCGAAGGCGATGCGGGTGATGAGTCTGATCTTGGTGTTCATGGATTCGATGCGTCCGTTGGAGAGCCCGTGCTCGATCGCTGCGAGGATGGATTCCCGGTGTTTGACGATGCTCTTTTGCAGTTTCACGAACGATGGAATGCGGCACCGGCGCGCCCAGGCAACCCATTTGTCGAGCGCTTCTCCGGCTTCGTCGTAGGGCAGTTTGAAGACCGTGCGCAGCCCTTCCTTGAGGTAGTACGCCCGGCCGAGTCCGGGGTCGGTCTGCACGATCCAGGCGAGCTTGGCCTGCTGCTTTTCGGTGAGGTTCTCCGGGTTCTTCCACAGCGCATAGCGCGAGTTCTTCACCCCGGCGGCAAGAGTGCTGTGGGGCCTGGCCGGGGCGTCTTTGGACGGGCGTCCCCGGCCTCGTTTGGCCTCTCCGGTCCGGGCCGCCCGGCGGGCGTCGTTCCACGCGCCCCGGCGGACCTCGTCGAGGGCTTCGGTGGCCCATTTGACGACGTGGAACGGGTCGGCACACCTGATGGCGGCGGGACACCGGGCGGCCACGACAGCGGCGATCCAGTCGGCGCCATCCGCGGAAACATGCGTGATCCCGGCGCACCGTTCTTCTCCGAGGGCATCGAAGAACGTGCCCAGGGTGGCCTTGTCCCGGCCAACGGCGGCCCAGACCAGCCTGCCGCTGTCATGGTCCACCACGACGGTCAGGTACTTGTGCCCGCGCTTGTAGGAGATCTCATCGATACCGATCCGGACCAGGTTGGCGAAGGGGTCGTAAGTGGCCGCCGTGTCCTCCCAGACCCGGGTGATGATCGCCCCGACGGTCCGCCAGGCAATGCGCATCAGCGCGGTGATCGCGGTCTTGGATGTCTGGGTGGCAAGCCAGGCGACCTGCGCATCGAAATGATGGGTGTGTCCGGCCTGATGCCTGGCCCACGGGACGGCGGCCACGGTGACGCCGTGTTCACGGCACCGGATCCTCGGGGCGTCGGCCTCCACCTGGACCTGGACCGTGCCGGCATCCAGGGAACGCCAGCGCCGGCGGCCGTGCCCCTGGTCGTATTTCGGACACCTGCGCCGGCAGATGCCGCAGCGGTTCCGGACCGATCCAGTCGGGCGGACCGAGGCGACCAGGACCCCGGCTTCGTCATCAAAATCGATGGCTTCGACGACTGTTTTCTCGACACCGAGCAGAGTTCGCCATAGTCTTGCATTTCGCACGCCGTTTTCCCGCTCTAATAGTTTCTGTTCCTTAGACAGTCAGAAACCTAGACAGGAAACGGCGTGCGGCCGTTAAGGCGCTCCGAAAACACCCACAGTTACGTCAGGAGAGCCGAAAATTGGGCTGTTTCTGTTCGGGTCCGCTGCTGGGAAACCAATACTGGAGGTTCGATTGCCACGCCACTCACCGCCGAGTGGCTGAAGAAAGGGTTGCATTATGCGTCAAGACCAAGTCGCGAAGTCACGCACTAACGAACTTCCGGCACGCACCATGCGCATGCACCATGTATGCCTGGTTGTGTCCGACATTGCCGCCACACGGGACTTCTACGTCAACGTCCTCGGGTTCGAGGAAATCCACCGGCCCACGGATTTTGTTTTCCATGGTGCCTATTTCCAGAATGGCAACGTGGAAGTGCACGTAGTCCGCGAAACCGAACCCGGCAGGCTTTCCCGGCGTGATCCCGGCTGGGGCGCTGAAGAGTTGCGCACGGGCCTGTGCCACCACTTCGCAGTGCTGGTGGATTCGTTCGAACCGTTCCTCGCAGCGATGCGCGAACGCGGACTCGAGCGGGTGGGCGGACCACGCGTCCGCGACGATTACGTGGAGCAGATCTACATTGCCGATCCCGACGGCCACGTCATCGAGCTTTTGTACCAGCACACTCCGGAGTCCGGCCACGCGCGGCGCATGGAAATTTTCGATCTGGGGATCGCTGTTCCCGTCGCTCCCGGGCACCACGTCCTCGATCCGCGGGTCAAGTATGGGCTGCACTGCGCCGGATGAGTACTGCCTGATGGCGCAACTTTCACTGTGGTGACCTTCGCAGTACTTCCTGCACGACGGCGTCCACGCCTGCACGACGTCCGTGCTGAGCCCGCACCCGAGCCCGACGGGCTTAGTCTATTTCCCCATGGCCAAGCTGAGTATATTTGGCACCAATGGCTGCGCCGTCGGAACCCAGTTGTTAGGGGCAACTTAGGCCCAGCGTGTGAACATTTGGGAAGCGAGGAGTAGGTGTCTCACGCAATTCCGCCGGGGGCCAGCCCGCGTCTGTACAACGAAGACCTGGCACCCGCCGAGCATCGCACATGGGGTTTCTATTCGCTGTTTGCGATGTGGATGTCCGACATTCACTCGCTCGGCGGTTATACGTTTGCCGCTGGCCTCTTCGCGTTGGGCCTCGGTGCTTGGCAGGTGTTCCTTGCGCTGGTAGCAGGGATTGCCGTTGTTTTTGTCCTGATGAACTTCTCCGGATACGCAGGCCAGAAGACAGGAGTTCCCTACCCCGTCCTCGCCCGGATTTCGTTTGGCACCTTCGGCGCCAACCTGCCCGCCCTGATTCGTGCCTTCGTCGCGATTGCCTGGTACGGCATCCAGACATGGCTTGCCTCTCGCGCCGTCATTGTCATCGCCCTGAGGATCTGGCCTGAACTGCAAGGCCTGACCGGGAACAACTTCCTGGGCGAGTCCACCTTGGGCTGGCTGGCCTTCCTGTTGATGTGGTCGCTCCAGCTCCTTCTGCTTCGAAACGGCATGGAGACAATCCGGAAGTTTCAGGACTGGGCCGGGCCGGCCGTCTGGGCGGTGATGGGCCTGTTGGTCGTGTACATCCTGATCAATGCGGGATGGAATATTTCCCTCGACCTGCCGGGGGGAAAAGCGGAATGGGGGTCACACATGCTTTCTTCGCCGCCGTGGCGCTGACGGTGACGTACTTCTCCACCCTGATGCTCAACTTCTGCGACTTCTCCCGGTTCGCGCCATCCCGTAAAGCAGTGCGCACGGCGAACCTGTGGGGGCTGCCGGTGAACTTCATCGCCTTCTCCGTGGTCTCCGTCGTCGTCACCGCCGGAACGTTCAAGGTATATGGGGAGTACATCTACGATCCGGTTGAGATCGTTGGGCGGATCGACAGCATCTGGGCGCTTCTGCTGGGCGCCGTCACCTTCGCAGTAGCAACGCTGGGGATCAATGTCGTGGCAAACTTCGTCTCGCCGGCCTACGACCTTTCGAATGTCTGGCCCTCTCGGATCGATTTCAAGCGCGGCGGCCTGATCGCCGCAATGATCGCACTGATCATTACGCCCTGGAACCTGTTCAACAGCCCGGTGGTGATCAACCTATTCCTCGGAGGGCTCGGAGCGCTGCTCGGGCCGCTGTTCGGGATCATTATGGTTGACTATTATGTGCTCCGCCGGCAGCGCGTGCTGGTTCGAGACCTGTTCAGGGAACAGGGGTACTACACGTACACAGGTGGCTGGAACCAGAAAGCGGTCATCTCGTTTCTCGTCTCGGCCGTCCCGGCCGTGGTCTTCGGCCTGCTTCCGGTATTTGGCGCCTTCTCGGCGTTCTCCTGGTTCATCGGAGCAATCGTGGCGGCCGCGGTGCATTATTTCATCTCGCGCAACGACACGAGTCTGGCCGAATCGATCACTGCAGCTGCCACCGAAGAAACAGATCCGGGCGGCGCACCGTGGACGCAGGTTCCCCAGACACGCTGAGCCAGGGGACTGGGCTCGCATCCTTCTTCGGTGTCGGTGGCCTGATTCGCGCATAGTTCTTCCTAATTGGAATCCGGTGTATGCCCCAGAGCACGGCTCGGGGCATACACCGCAGTGCTGATTTAGCCTACAAGGGCACGGGTGTGGTCGTTAAGGAATATTCCGCGCGGGTCGAACTCCCGGCGTATTTGGATGAAGGTGTCAAGTTCCGGGTAGAGACGTTCCAGGCGGTTCCTTGTCATGAAGTGGATCTTGCCCCAGTGGGCTCGCGGCTCGAATTCCTGCAGCAGCGCGTCAGCGTCCCGGAAGAAGGGCCAGTAGTCAGTTCCAGGCTCGGTTGTCAGGGTGATGACGGTTGTGTCCCGTCCCTGGAACTGGGACATGTAGCCTTCATCGGCTTTAACCCAACGGACCTCAACGGGGTACTTCTGGGCGGAATGCTTGGTGCGGATGAGCTCCTGGACAGCCTCGACAGCGGCCAGGCCGTGCTCGCTGGGAACGAAGTACTCGAGTTCATGGAACGGTGTGGTAAATCCGCCCGGGTAGATGCGGTAGGACCGGTCCAGCCGGGCGCCCTCCGTGCGCGAGATCTCACGCTCGTCCTGGACCTGGGCGATGTTGTACCGCTTGGTGTAACTGCGGTCCGCCATGCTCTGGCCGGGCGCTCCGGGAAGGTCCAGGAGTTCGCATGAACCGTCTTCCGGGCACCAGAGGAACGAGTAATGCCTGTTCGTATCGATGTCGGCTTGCCACGTTGCCGCGGTCTCTGACCAGGTGGGATACGTAATCTCCTCCTGCAGGTAATAGCGGTCCTCCACCGCCAGCTCGACCTCCAGGAAAACTCCGAGCGTCCCCAAAGCGACCTGCGCCGCCCTGAGTTCGCGGAGCTGCCCTTCGCCGATTTCGACGATTTCGCCGTACCCGCTGATCAGCTTGACCCAACGAAGGCTTGACGAAAAGCTGCCCAGATCCTTGCCGGAGCCGTGAGTGCTGGTTGAGAGTGCTCCGGCGATCTGCTGCTTGTCGATGTCGCCCTGGTTGGCGAGGGCCAGTCCCTGCTCCCACAGCGGATCGCCGAAGGTGCTGATGGTGGTGCCCGCCAGGGCCCTGACGCGACGCCGGTCCTTGTCAGTTCCGGTGATGGCTGAGAGCGCCGACATGTCCATCAGGACGCCGCCAGTCTGAACCAGCGGGGAGGACGAATGTCCTGAGCCGACCGCCCGCACAGGGAGGCCTTCGCGGATGGCGAAACGGACGGCGTCGAGCGCTTCCTGTTCAGTCCGCGGCCGCACGGTGAAAGCGGGCGTGGCGCTCTGGTTTCCGCCCCAGTTGGTCCACGTTACGTCCGTCCCGAAGGGAGCGGACGGGGTTGCGGCGCGTGCCAGCGCTGCGTTGCTGGGAAGGTTCGTTGTGGTCATAGCTGAGCTCCGATGCCGGTCTGAACGCTCACGCGCTGTGGTTGATCATGACGTGCTTGGTACGGGAGTAGTCGTCCAAGGCGTAGAGCGAGAGGTCGCGACCGTAACCGGATCCCTTGAAACCGCCCCACGGTACCTCGCAGGCCAGCACCAGGTGCGAATTGACCCAGACGGTGCCGAAATCGAGCCGCTTTGGAACGTTCAGGGCGAGGCTCGAATCCCGAGTCCACACTGAGGCAGAAAGGCCGTAGGGGCTCTCGTTTGCCCGGGTAACGGCTTCTTCAGTGGAAGTGAAGGTCTCGACCGTGACTACGGGACCAAAGATTTCGTGGGTAGCTATCGGTGCCCCTGCCGGCACACGGCTGATGACTGTGGGCTCGATGAAGTAGCCGGGGCCTTCCAAAGCCGAACCACCGATGGCCACGTTCAGGCCGGCAGCCTTCGCCTCGGACAGGGATTCCTTCACGCGTTCGAAGTGCGGGCGCGAGATCATGGGACCGATTTCGACGTCGTCGCCCGCCTGCGGGGCTCCCACCACCAGCGTGCTGACTTCGCGCACGAGGTGCTCGGTGAACTCCTCAGCCACTGACTCGTGCACCAGCACGCGGCAGGCAGCGCCACAGTCCTGGCCGGCATTCCAGAAGCCGGCATTGCGCACCCCGGCGGCGGCCGCGCGGAGGTCAGCGTCAGGAAAGACAACAACGGGAGCCTTGCCGCCAAGTTCCAGATGGACGCGTTTGACCGATTTGGCCGCGGTCTCCGCAACGGCCTGTCCGCTCACGACGCTCCCGGTCAGGGCAACGAGGGCAACATCAGGATGTTCCGCGAGCCGCTGTCCGACGGTTCGGCCTTGTCCCGTCACAACGTTGAGAATCCCGTCGGGAATGCGTCCGGCCACGAGTTCTGCGAGCTTCAGCGTGGACAGTGGCGTCTGCTCGGAAGGTTTCAGGACGATGCTGTTTCCTGCAGCCAGGATGGGTGCGATCTTCCAGGCGGCCATCAGCAGCGGGTAATTCCACGGGGTGATGACGCCGACGACACCCACGGGTTCCCTGAGAATGACCGACGTGTGCCCGGTTGCGTAGTCACCCCCTGCCATGGACGTCAAGGTGCGGGAAGCTCCGGCCATGAAACGGAACGTATCGATGGTGCTTGAGACGTCGTCCTCCGCGACGGTTCGCGGTTTACCGGTGTTGGCTGACTCGATGAGTTCGAAGGCTTCCCGGTTGGCTTCGATGATGTTGGCGATCAGGTTCAGCACCTCGGAGCGTTCCTTCGGGGTGGTGGCGCCCCAGGACTTCTGGGCCGCCACGGCGGCTGCAACAGCAACATCAACATCGGCGGCTGTGCCGGCCTGCACGGACGCGATGACCCGCTCAGTGGTGGGGTCTACGACGTCGATGAGTTGGGTGGAGGACCCTGGAACGAACGATCCTCCAATGAAGTGTCCGCTGGGCGGCAGTATGCCTGCCGGGCTGTGATCCTCGGAGGTGTGATCTACGGGGGAGCGGCGGACAGTGAACTGTTCGGTGTTAGTGAGTGTCATGATGTTTCGCCTTTGCTTTCTGCGCCGGTCGCGGCGTCGGGGGTGTACGTGGGGTGCGGGCCGTTAGCCCGTGGTGCAGCGCGGGCTTTGGCCCGCGGTGCGTCAAATCAGTTCAGTGGCGAATGCGGGGGCCTGAAAGGGGGCGGCATCCGAGTTCTTCCGGAACACGCGTGCAGCAAAGTAGTAGAGCGGAGCAACAACCGCCAGCCCGACGATCCACGAGATGTCCACGCCGCCCATCGCTGCGGCCAGTGGGCCCGTGTAGATCGCTGTTGCGGAGAACGGAACCTGAATCAGGGCGCCGGCAACATAGGAGCCGATCGCCACCCAGTTGAACCGTCCGTACACGCCGCCGTCGCGCTTGAAGAAGTCTTCCACCCTGTAGTCGCCGTGCCGGAGAAGGTAGTAGTCCACCAGGTTGATGGCCGTCCAGGGTACCAGCACGTACATCAGGAAGGAGAGGAAGTTCGTGTAGAAGAGGATGAAATTGTCGCGGGCGAACAGCGCGATCAGGACGGCGAGCGTGAAGAGGATGAGTGCCGCAACGCTTCGGGTCTTGGCGTGGGGCAACCAGTTCGGCTTGAACGTCTGGCCAATGGTGAGGCTGCACAGGACGCCGCAGTAAAGATTCATGGCGTTCGACGCCGCAACCCCGAGGCAGAAGATTCCGATGACGATCATGGTCCATGGTTGGAGAAACGCTCCCAGGCTGCCGACGATTTCGACGGTGCCGGCGTCGTTGCTCAGCGTCGCGGCGAGCGTTCCCACCAAGGCACCTAAGACCATGGGGAACAAGGTGCCCAGGACGCAGCCTGAGTAGGACGCCCAGAACGCCGGGGCCGAGCCAGTGCCCTGCGGCATATAGCGGGAGTAATCCGAGACGTAGGGAGCGTAGGCGAGCTGCCACAGGGCGGATACAGAGATGGTGCCCATGAAGCCAACCCAGTTGAAGTTTCCCTGGTCCAGGAAGCTGGCCGGCAGTCCCTGGACGAACAGGATCCAGGCGAAGGCCAGCAGCAGTGCTACGCCGGCCACGACGCTCAGGAAGCGTGCATAGGCATGAATGAGCCGGTAGCCGAAAATCGTGGCAATGACGCTGACGACGCCGATGATAATGATGCCGGCGTCAACACTGATGCCCGGGCTGACTGCGGCCATTGCTTCCCCGCCAAAGACGAGGTTGGCCGCGAAAAACCCGACGTACATGATCACCACGATGACAACGATCAGCAGCGCCCCGTACGAACCGAACTGGCCGCGGGTCTGGATCATCTGCGCCACGCCCAGTTGCGGGCCCTGGGCAGAGTGCAGGGCCATGAAGATGCCACCGACGACGTTCCCGATGATGATTCCCACGATCGCGGGCACAAAGTGCAGGCCGAACACCGTGGTGGCGAGGCCGCCGGTCACGATGGTCATGATCATGATGTTGGAACCGAACCAGATGGTGAAGAGGTCCCGGGCTTTCCCATGGCGTTCGTTCGCGGGGATGGGCTGGATGGTCTTGTCCTCGAGCCGGGGTACTTCTGCCGCGGCATCGGAAGTGGTTCGAGTGCTCATGATGCGTTCCAGGATGCTGCCTGCAGTTCACGGACGGTGTGCGTTTCGGCCTTACTGCGGTTCACCATCAGGGCGAGCAGGTCGAAGACGAGGGTGGCGGCGGCGACCGTGGTGATGTCTGCGTGGTCGTAGGCCGGAGCGACTTCGACGACGTCGGCGCCCACAATGTTGATGCCGTTCAGTCCGCGGAGAAGGGCCAGGAGTTCGCGGGAGTGGAGCCCGCCCATCTCGGGGGTGCCGGTGCCCGGCGCGTAGGCCGGATCCAGGACGTCGATGTCGATGGAGACGTAGACCGGGGTATCGCCGAGCCGTTCCTTGACCTGCGCGATCGCTGCCGGGACGCCGATGACGTCCAGGTCCGAACAGCGGATGATCTGGAAACCGAATTCGTGGTCGCGCAGGAAGTCGTTGCGGTCATAGACCGGCCCGCGGATGCCGACGTGCATGGACTTGTCTTCCACCAGGAGGCCTTCCTCGAATGCCCGGCGGAAGATGGTTCCGTGGGTGACCGGCTGGTCGAAGTAGGTGTCCCACGTGTCCAGGTGGGCATCGAAGTGCAGCAAAGCCACGGGTCCGTGGACCGTGTTCAAGGCCCGCAGCATCGGGAGGGCGATGGTGTGGTCTCCGCCGATCGAGATGAGCTTCTTGTCCTCACTGATCAGGGGCAGTGCCTGCTCTTCAATTTCGCGGACTGCCCGTGTGATGTCGTAGGGCGTGCAGGCGATGTCGCCGGCGTCCACAACCTGGGCTTCGTAGACCGGCGCGACGTCCAGTTCGGGGTGGTATCCGGGACGCAGTAGCCGGGAGGCTTCGCGGACTGCGGCAGGACCGAACCGGGCGCCGGGGCGGAAGGACGTTCCGCCGTCGAAGGGTACGCCGACGATCGCAATGTCGTAGTCCGGAACGCGGTCGATTTGGGGAAGCCTGGCGAATGTGCCGAGGCCTGCATACCGGGGGACTTTTGTTGCGTCGACGGGGCCGATGGGCTTGTGAGCTGTCATGCCGGGATCCT
This genomic window from Arthrobacter sp. 24S4-2 contains:
- a CDS encoding ISL3 family transposase codes for the protein MRNARLWRTLLGVEKTVVEAIDFDDEAGVLVASVRPTGSVRNRCGICRRRCPKYDQGHGRRRWRSLDAGTVQVQVEADAPRIRCREHGVTVAAVPWARHQAGHTHHFDAQVAWLATQTSKTAITALMRIAWRTVGAIITRVWEDTAATYDPFANLVRIGIDEISYKRGHKYLTVVVDHDSGRLVWAAVGRDKATLGTFFDALGEERCAGITHVSADGADWIAAVVAARCPAAIRCADPFHVVKWATEALDEVRRGAWNDARRAARTGEAKRGRGRPSKDAPARPHSTLAAGVKNSRYALWKNPENLTEKQQAKLAWIVQTDPGLGRAYYLKEGLRTVFKLPYDEAGEALDKWVAWARRCRIPSFVKLQKSIVKHRESILAAIEHGLSNGRIESMNTKIRLITRIAFGFKSPEALIALAMLSLGGHKPVLPGRN
- a CDS encoding VOC family protein, producing the protein MRQDQVAKSRTNELPARTMRMHHVCLVVSDIAATRDFYVNVLGFEEIHRPTDFVFHGAYFQNGNVEVHVVRETEPGRLSRRDPGWGAEELRTGLCHHFAVLVDSFEPFLAAMRERGLERVGGPRVRDDYVEQIYIADPDGHVIELLYQHTPESGHARRMEIFDLGIAVPVAPGHHVLDPRVKYGLHCAG
- a CDS encoding cytosine permease, whose product is MWMSDIHSLGGYTFAAGLFALGLGAWQVFLALVAGIAVVFVLMNFSGYAGQKTGVPYPVLARISFGTFGANLPALIRAFVAIAWYGIQTWLASRAVIVIALRIWPELQGLTGNNFLGESTLGWLAFLLMWSLQLLLLRNGMETIRKFQDWAGPAVWAVMGLLVVYILINAGWNISLDLPGGKAEWGSHMLSSPPWR
- a CDS encoding cytosine permease, whose amino-acid sequence is MGVTHAFFAAVALTVTYFSTLMLNFCDFSRFAPSRKAVRTANLWGLPVNFIAFSVVSVVVTAGTFKVYGEYIYDPVEIVGRIDSIWALLLGAVTFAVATLGINVVANFVSPAYDLSNVWPSRIDFKRGGLIAAMIALIITPWNLFNSPVVINLFLGGLGALLGPLFGIIMVDYYVLRRQRVLVRDLFREQGYYTYTGGWNQKAVISFLVSAVPAVVFGLLPVFGAFSAFSWFIGAIVAAAVHYFISRNDTSLAESITAAATEETDPGGAPWTQVPQTR
- a CDS encoding D-arabinono-1,4-lactone oxidase, coding for MTTTNLPSNAALARAATPSAPFGTDVTWTNWGGNQSATPAFTVRPRTEQEALDAVRFAIREGLPVRAVGSGHSSSPLVQTGGVLMDMSALSAITGTDKDRRRVRALAGTTISTFGDPLWEQGLALANQGDIDKQQIAGALSTSTHGSGKDLGSFSSSLRWVKLISGYGEIVEIGEGQLRELRAAQVALGTLGVFLEVELAVEDRYYLQEEITYPTWSETAATWQADIDTNRHYSFLWCPEDGSCELLDLPGAPGQSMADRSYTKRYNIAQVQDEREISRTEGARLDRSYRIYPGGFTTPFHELEYFVPSEHGLAAVEAVQELIRTKHSAQKYPVEVRWVKADEGYMSQFQGRDTTVITLTTEPGTDYWPFFRDADALLQEFEPRAHWGKIHFMTRNRLERLYPELDTFIQIRREFDPRGIFLNDHTRALVG
- a CDS encoding aminobutyraldehyde dehydrogenase; this translates as MTLTNTEQFTVRRSPVDHTSEDHSPAGILPPSGHFIGGSFVPGSSTQLIDVVDPTTERVIASVQAGTAADVDVAVAAAVAAQKSWGATTPKERSEVLNLIANIIEANREAFELIESANTGKPRTVAEDDVSSTIDTFRFMAGASRTLTSMAGGDYATGHTSVILREPVGVVGVITPWNYPLLMAAWKIAPILAAGNSIVLKPSEQTPLSTLKLAELVAGRIPDGILNVVTGQGRTVGQRLAEHPDVALVALTGSVVSGQAVAETAAKSVKRVHLELGGKAPVVVFPDADLRAAAAGVRNAGFWNAGQDCGAACRVLVHESVAEEFTEHLVREVSTLVVGAPQAGDDVEIGPMISRPHFERVKESLSEAKAAGLNVAIGGSALEGPGYFIEPTVISRVPAGAPIATHEIFGPVVTVETFTSTEEAVTRANESPYGLSASVWTRDSSLALNVPKRLDFGTVWVNSHLVLACEVPWGGFKGSGYGRDLSLYALDDYSRTKHVMINHSA
- a CDS encoding cytosine permease produces the protein MSTRTTSDAAAEVPRLEDKTIQPIPANERHGKARDLFTIWFGSNIMIMTIVTGGLATTVFGLHFVPAIVGIIIGNVVGGIFMALHSAQGPQLGVAQMIQTRGQFGSYGALLIVVIVVIMYVGFFAANLVFGGEAMAAVSPGISVDAGIIIIGVVSVIATIFGYRLIHAYARFLSVVAGVALLLAFAWILFVQGLPASFLDQGNFNWVGFMGTISVSALWQLAYAPYVSDYSRYMPQGTGSAPAFWASYSGCVLGTLFPMVLGALVGTLAATLSNDAGTVEIVGSLGAFLQPWTMIVIGIFCLGVAASNAMNLYCGVLCSLTIGQTFKPNWLPHAKTRSVAALILFTLAVLIALFARDNFILFYTNFLSFLMYVLVPWTAINLVDYYLLRHGDYRVEDFFKRDGGVYGRFNWVAIGSYVAGALIQVPFSATAIYTGPLAAAMGGVDISWIVGLAVVAPLYYFAARVFRKNSDAAPFQAPAFATELI
- the speB gene encoding agmatinase, yielding MTAHKPIGPVDATKVPRYAGLGTFARLPQIDRVPDYDIAIVGVPFDGGTSFRPGARFGPAAVREASRLLRPGYHPELDVAPVYEAQVVDAGDIACTPYDITRAVREIEEQALPLISEDKKLISIGGDHTIALPMLRALNTVHGPVALLHFDAHLDTWDTYFDQPVTHGTIFRRAFEEGLLVEDKSMHVGIRGPVYDRNDFLRDHEFGFQIIRCSDLDVIGVPAAIAQVKERLGDTPVYVSIDIDVLDPAYAPGTGTPEMGGLHSRELLALLRGLNGINIVGADVVEVAPAYDHADITTVAAATLVFDLLALMVNRSKAETHTVRELQAASWNAS